Sequence from the Clostridium saccharobutylicum DSM 13864 genome:
ATTTTTCATCAGGCAAGGAAGTGGATTTGTTTCATAGAAGGATATTAGAAGAATATGTTTTCTTGATTGGTGAAAAATGAGATTTAAAGATGAAATTATTATTTTTTGAATGCGCCTAAACAGAAGCATAAGTTATAAAGTTGAAGACGATATGATTATTATAAAATGTAAAATTACGTGAATATGCAAAAGTGAAAAAAGCCTATAAAACCAACGAATCTAACCAGTGAAATTCAGAATTGTGTAAAAACGGCATGGCTATTATAGTTCATGAAAATTGAATGGCTGGATATAATTACTATTGTATGGTGTTTGTATGGTATTCATATCATTATTTTCTTATATGTTTTTATTTAAAGATGTATTATAATATAATAGTTTATCTGTATGGCGTTTATATGGTAAGATAGGTAAATTGACTCATGAGAATTGCATATGCAATCAATACAATATATACAATATATACAAGAAACATGAGTTGCTTATTTTTGGGAGTGTATATTTAAGTAACTTTAGTAAATAATTTATATTTAAGAATCCATCTTAGTATTATTTTATGAAATTAATATAGCTTATTTATATTAATACTATATTTATATAAAAGTTAGAATCTATTGTTTATTATAAAAAATAACATTTACATAATATCAAATTAGAAATAAAAGTGCGAAATGATTAACGAAATAATAAACTGATATTATGTTTGTTGACAAACATAATTAAATATTATACAATTACAAACGTTGCAGCAGTAGTTTGCAGTATGCGTTTTTAGCTCAGCTGGATAGAGCAACGCCCTTCTAAGGCGTGGGCCAGGGGTTCGAATCCCTTAAAACGCACCATTGATGGTGAACGTAGTTCAGTTGGTAGAGCGCCAGTTTGTGGCACTGGTTGTCGTGGGTTCGAGTCCCATCGTTCACCCCATTTTGGGATGTCGCCAAGCGGTAAGGCAATGGACTTTGACTCCATTATGCGTAGGTTCGAATCCTGCCATCCCAGCCATTTGGTTTACTAGCTCAGTCGGTAGAGCACATGACTTTTAATCATGGTGTCCCGGGTTCGATTCCCGGGTAAGCCACCAATTTAAATGGATTAGTTAAAGAACAGCTATAAATAGCTGTTCTTTTTTATTTGAATAAATAAAATGCTTATGATTTGCAATTTATGTAGATCATAAGCATTTTGTTTTATAACACATTTTTTAAAGCAAATTTTACAAGTGATATTTAACTAAAAGTTATGTATTATTTGTGGGATTATATTAAATACTAGTAATAGACTATAGTGATAATGTATATCAAATAATGCACTTTCTAAATTAAATTAGAAATATATTTGAAAGCAGCAACATAGCCAATAAACTACAAAGGAGAAAAAATATGAGAAGAAAAATTTCGTTCAATATAACAGCAATTGTTTTATGCATATTTCAAATTATGAATTGTAAACTTGTTTATGGTTATGAATATAGTAAAATAAATAATTTAAGTAATATACAAAATGAAAATATGGAGGAAGTGCGACTACAGGATGATTTTTATTATGCAGTAAATAAAGACTGGTTGTCTAATGTAAAACTTAGTGAAGGATATGTGTCCTATGGTACATTTGAAGAATTATGTGGGAAAGTTAATGGAAACATAAATAGTATAATTTTAGATATTGAAAAAAATAAAAAGATATATGATAAAAATAGTGAAGAAATAAAAGTTCTTAATTTATATAATAATTATTTAAACATTAAGGCACGTAATAAAGCAGGAATACAACCTATAAAGAAATATATGAAACAAATTGATGACATTAAGGATATAGATGATTTTAAAAACATATTATATGATGAAGAATTTTCATATTTTCAATCATTAATTAATTTAGGTGTTGGAGCAGATTATAAGGATAGTACAAATAATGTATTATACATAGGGCGTAGCAATATTGGTTTAGGAAATTCATTGTATTATAAAAATAATAATGAAAAAAGTAATAAGATAAAAAAAGCATATATAGATTATCTTACTAAACTAAATATTTTATACGGAGAAAATAAAAAAAGCGCTAAGATAAATGCTGAGACTTTTTATGATGTTGAAGAAAAAATTGCGAAAACCAGACCAACTAATGAAGAAGAAGCTATGGATAGCAAGAGAATAGAGAAATGCTATAACATATATACTATAGACGAATTAAAAGAATTAGCTCCTAATATAGATTTTCCATGTTTATTATCTAAGTTAAAAGTTGATAATGCAAATAAAATAATAGTAGAAGATCCTAAAGAAGTTCAACTAGTCAATTCTTTTATAGTTGAAGATAATTTGGATAATATGAAAAAATTCATTAAAACAAGTATATTAATGAATACAGATAATTGTTTAACATCAAAGTTTAGAAAAGCAAGTGATGAATTGAAAAAATTGTTATATGGTGTTGAGGCGACTGATTTAAACAATGGCAGTGGCATAAAATTTGTAAACAATCAGTTAGGAGAAGTTGTAAGTAAATTATATGTTAATAAATATTTCGATAAAGAATGTAAAGATGATGTAGAAGCAATGGCGAATGAAATCATATCTAATTTTGAAAATAGATTGAATAATATTTCATGGATGAGCGAATCAACAAAAGAAGAGGCTCTTAATAAATTACAAAATATTAATATAAAAATAGGTTATCCAGATGAATGGAATGATTATAGTGATATAAAATTAAGGTCTTATGAAGATGGTGGGTCACTAGTAGAAAATATAATAAATATATATGTAGCACAGAGTAGGAAGCAATTTTGCAAAATAAATAAGCCAGTCAACAAGAAAGAGTGGAATATGGGAGCATGTACTGTAAATGCTTATTATAATCCATTGAATAATGAAATAGTATTCCCAGCAGGAATATTACAAGCACCGTTTTA
This genomic interval carries:
- a CDS encoding M13 family metallopeptidase, producing the protein MRRKISFNITAIVLCIFQIMNCKLVYGYEYSKINNLSNIQNENMEEVRLQDDFYYAVNKDWLSNVKLSEGYVSYGTFEELCGKVNGNINSIILDIEKNKKIYDKNSEEIKVLNLYNNYLNIKARNKAGIQPIKKYMKQIDDIKDIDDFKNILYDEEFSYFQSLINLGVGADYKDSTNNVLYIGRSNIGLGNSLYYKNNNEKSNKIKKAYIDYLTKLNILYGENKKSAKINAETFYDVEEKIAKTRPTNEEEAMDSKRIEKCYNIYTIDELKELAPNIDFPCLLSKLKVDNANKIIVEDPKEVQLVNSFIVEDNLDNMKKFIKTSILMNTDNCLTSKFRKASDELKKLLYGVEATDLNNGSGIKFVNNQLGEVVSKLYVNKYFDKECKDDVEAMANEIISNFENRLNNISWMSESTKEEALNKLQNINIKIGYPDEWNDYSDIKLRSYEDGGSLVENIINIYVAQSRKQFCKINKPVNKKEWNMGACTVNAYYNPLNNEIVFPAGILQAPFYNKNATKEKNLGGIGAVIGHELTHAFDNVGAQFDETGKLKNWWTEEDYKEFTNKSKKVIDYYSKIQVENGKFINGYLTAGENISDLGGIACVLDIAKKLENPNLKDLFENYAIIWREVSTKELKEYLLNNDCHAPKKVRVNNVLSQFEDFYKTYDIKEGDKMYVEPEKRVSIW